The segment GGTGGGGAATTAGAAGGCTTGTCGCGGAACGACTTCAGGACGAAAAAACTAAGTCAACGACAGGTGAGCCGTCCAACTGGGTACAGTCACTCAACAATGCGCCCATCGCCATAAACACCGGAGACGCCAATGAGCAGCACTACGAAGTGCCTCCCCGCTTCTTTGAACTCTGCCTGGGGCAACATCTAAAATACAGCGGTTGCGAGTGGAATCATCAAGCCCAAAATTTAAGCGACGCCGAAAGCTATACCCTTCGTCTAACCTGTGAGCGCGCCGAGCTTCGAAACGGTCATCGGATCCTAGAGCTTGGTTGTGGTTGGGGTTCCCTAACCCTTTGGATGGCAGAACATTATCCAGAGTCTCAGATCACCGCAGTCTCCAACTCTGCACCCCAGCGAAAACACATCATGGCTCAGGCCAGCGAGCGTGGTCTCAAAAACGTTGAGGTGATTACTTGCAACATGACCAGCTTTCAGCCCGAGAAAACATTCGACAGGATAGTTTCGGTAGAAATGTTTGAGCACATGCGTAATTGGCCGCAGCTGCTTAACCAATGTAACGCGTGGCTCAATCAAGACGGTAAGCTTTTTCTCCACTTTTTCTCCCATCAGACCTACTGCTATCCCTTTGAGGGAGAGGATTCATCCAACTGGATGGCTCGGGAGTTTTTCACGGGCGGCATGATGCCATCTCACCACTTACCCAGTGAACTATCTTCGCCTTTCAAAGTAGAAAACTCCTGGTGGACACCAGGCACTCACTACGCCCAAACCGCCGAGGCGTGGCTAGACAACATCGACGCTCACCATGATGATGCCAAAAACTTATTCAGAGACCACTTCGGCAAAGAGGCCGGACGTGCGGTACAACGGTGGCGTATGTTCTTTATGGCCTGCGCCGAGATGTTTGCTTTCAGAAAAGGCACTGAATGGGGCGTTTCACATCACCTCCTAGGGGCACATAAGGAATAGCCATTATGAAAATTGGCATCATTGGAAGCGGCATCAGCGGATTGACATGTGCTCACTATCTTCATGAAGATCACGACATTGAAATATTCGAATCCTCTGATTGGATTGGAGGGCACACCCATACGGTTGATGTGGAGTGGGAAGGACAAACTCACGCCATCGACACCGGGTTTATTGTCTTCAATCAGCTCACCTACCCCAACTTTCTAAAATTACTATCAGACTGCGAAGTTGAGTATCAGGATAGCAGCATGAGCTTCGGCGTGCTGTGCCAGCGCACAGGCCTTGAGTACAACGCAACCTCCATCGACACCCTTTTCGCACAACGGCGAAACATCATTCGGCCAAGCTTCTGGCTCATCCTAAAAGACATCTATCGTTTTTATAAAGAAGCTGATGCTGCCTTGGCACGCGGTGATGCAAGAAGCCTTGGACGGTACCTGCGCGAGGAAGGTTACTCAACTGCCTTTATCGAACAACACATCGTACCGATGGCTGCAGCAGTGTGGTCTGCACCTCCCTCTCAGATGATGTCTTTCCCGCTCGAATATCTCCTTCGTTTTTTCCACAATCACGGCTTTACGAAGTTAGCGGGTCGCCCCCAGTGGCATGTTATCAAAGGCGGGTCCCGGGAATACGTCCGTAAATTGGTTCGACCGTTCAAAGACAAGATTCGACTAAAGAGCAGAGTTCAATCTGTGACCCGTTTCGAGGACCGCGTTGAACTTGTGGTAGACGGAGAAACCTTGAAATTTGATGAAGTCATTATGGCTTGCCACAGCAATACTGCGCTTAAAATATTGACCGACGCCAACCATGAAGAAAAAGATATTCTTGGCAACATCCCATACCAGAAAAACGAAGTCACACTGCACACCGACAAATCCTTAATGCCCAAAGCAAAGAAAGCCTGGGCAAGCTGGAATTACCGTGTACCAAAATCGGAATCAGGTGATGCCACGGTAACCTACTGGATGAACAAGTTACAGGGATTGACCGGTTCACCAGACTTTTTTGTATCGCTTAATCAAGGTTTGGATATCGAACCTACTAAAATCATCAAAACATTTTTCTATGACCACCCCGTGTATACCCGCGAAACTGTTAATGCCCAAAAACGGCACCACGAAATAAGCGGCGGGCGCACACATTTCTGCGGAGCCTATTGGCACTATGGATTCCATGAAGATGGCGTGAAGAGTGCACTTCGAGTGTGTGAGGCCATTCAAGAAAAGAAACGTTGTGATACCACTCAAGCAGCATAGTGGTATTTACCGCGGTTGGGTTGCGCACCAACGCAAGGCACCAAAGCACGGGTTTAAGTACCCACTTTTCATGATGCTCATTGACCTCGATGAGTTGCCCTATATTTTCGATTCGCACCCTTTTTGGTCGGTCGAGCGTAGAAACATCGCCGCCTTTAGAAGGCGTGATTATCTCGGTGACCCGGAAACCGATTTGAAGGACACGGTTCACTCCAAAATCCGGGAGGCTGGTCACCCTGTACCTGACGGCGCAGTTCGCTTACTGACCCACATCCGCTACTTTGGTTATTCCTTTAATCCTGTTTCCTTTTATTATTGTTACAACAAAGCCGAGCAGCTCAAATGTATTGTTGCTGAAATAACAAATACGCCGTGGGACGAGCGCCACGCATACGTATTGCCCATTACGAAAAACTCAAAAAGAATCACCTCCCACAACTTTCTTTTCAATAAACAATTTCACGTATCCCCGTTCCTCGACATGAACTACGAATATGACTGGCGTTTTGGCGTACCCGGTAAACGCCTGACAGTTCATATGAAAAATCAACGTGACGGCGAGGTTCACTTTCATGCTGCCCTCTCATTGACGCATCAGCCCCTGACACGTGGGAACTTATCTCGAATATTAGTTGATTTTCCGCTCATGACCGCCAGCGTAGTTCTCAAAATTTATTGGCAAGCGTTTCTTCTATGGTTTCGCAAGGCCACTTTTTTCACTCACCCCGGTAAACGCCCCATCAAGGAGAGCTCCAATGCACCAAAATCTTCATAGTGCCCCAAGACTTCCTAAAACTAGAACTGCGACGACTTGGCTTACGAACCTTCTCGCGAAAACAATCTTAGAACGACTAGAAGGCATGCAAGGTGGTTCGGTCAATGTAAACTGGCGCGGCTCTACCTATAAACTGGGAGAACAAAGTCACGTAAAGCATGCCATCGAAATGAATATTCACGATGACCGATTCTTCTCCACACTGGCAACACGCGGCAGTATTGGCGCCGCGGAGGCCTATATGGATGGTTACTGGACAACAAATGACCTTGAGGGTGCTCTGCTCCTGGTCTTAAACAACTACGACATGCTCGAGAAAATGGAGGGAGGACTTGCAAATCTTTCTAAACCAGTGCTCGCTCTCTATCACCGCTTGAGAGACAACACCTTAACGGGTAGCAAGAAGAACATCAGTGCACACTACGATTTGAGCAATAAGTTTTTCGAGCTCATGCTTGATGAAACGATGATGTACTCCAGTGGAATTTTCAAGACACCTGAGAGCACGATGCACGAGGCCTCGTTATTTAAATTAGACCGTATTTGCAAAAAGCTGAGACTCAACCCAAACGACCATGTCTTAGAAATTGGTACAGGATGGGGAGGTTTCGCCATCTATGCCGCGCGCCATTACGGCTGTAAAATTACCACCACCACGATATCCCAAGAACAATTTGAACTTGCTCAAGGCCGAATCAGGGAGGCAGGCCTCGAAAACCAAATCATCCTCCTTCAACAAGACTACCGCGAGCTGGAGGGAACGTTCGACAAAATCGTCTCTATTGAAATGATAGAAGCAGTTGGGCATCAATTTTATGAGTCATTCTTTGAGGTGTGCCAACAAAGACTCAAGCCTGGGGGCTCTATGCTTATTCAGGCCATTACCATCGCTGATCAGCATTACCTTGATGCTCGGGATTCAGTTGACTTCATCAAAAGGTATATCTTCCCTGGAAGCTGTATCCCTTCCATTACAGCTCTCGCGCAAGCCGCTAACACCAGCTCGGATTTGAAGCTCTTCCATTTGGAAGATATCGGCGACCACTATGCTACCACGCTCAGGCGTTGGCGGGAGGCATTCTTCGATTCAATAAATGAAGTTCGAGAACTAGGATTTGATGACCGATTTATCAAAATGTGGGATTTTTATCTGTGCTACTGCATCGCGGGATTCGATAAGCGACACATCAGCGATGTCCACATGGTTATGGTTCGGCCCGACTCCAAGCTTGAATCGCCGGCTACTTAGAACGCGCCAGCAGCTGACTCTGAACGGCCGCTGGGCGGCGCGTCAATCGAATACAACCCAGCGTATGTAACGCCAGCATCACAGTGTAAGTGGGGTCCCATTCAAACCATCGCACCGCAAAATTGGGACGTGACGGAAATTTGTGGTGATTGTTCTGGAAGAGTTCGCCCAAAGTTATGAAGTCGAAAATCAATGTATTTCGCGACTGGTCGCCAAGCTCAAAGTTTCTATAGCCGTAGAGATGGCCACACCAATTCACAATGGCACCATGAATGGGTCCCATCAGATAATGAATCGGCAACAAGAAAAACATCCACCACTGCGTAGCAAACGCAATATAAAACCCGGTATACAACGATATCCAAAGAATGCTTGAAGCGTAGCTCGCGCCCCAGGTGTCGAGCATTTGCCACCTGGGTAATTTTGAATCGCCCTCATCGGAGTCGACCAGATTATCGTACCGGCGTTTGGTCGCAAGCATCATCGACACAAAACCTGGGTGTTGATGGGGTGAATGTGGGTCATCGGGTGTGTCTGAATGAGCATGGTGTTCTCGATGCAGTACCGCGTAAGCTCGAGGATTCAAGAATGATGCACCCTGAGTGAGGTAAGTCATTAAGTAAAAAAACTTTTCCCAAAACGGCGTAAGCTCAAACATCCGGTGAGCGGCATACCTATGCAGAAAAAATGATTGGAAAAAGACTGATGCCACGGAATGGGCGACCAAGAGTAAAAGAACAGCCATCAGAACCTCACGACGAAAAGGTCAAAAATACTGGGCGCGACCTAAGGTACGGATCTAAAGACAGAATATCAACCTCACGACTCTTACACTTTTCTTTTTGCGCAAACCGAGGCATAAATTAAAGTAATGGCACGTTGCGACATATCACGTTCGGCCCTCCGGTGGTTCAGTCCGTTCATCTTCTTCGCTCTTGTTGGGTGTGGAACCATGAAATGGGCCTACGATTACGCAGACTGGTGGATTGAATACAAAATCGAACAATGGGTCGACCTTAGCGGGGAACAAGAAGACCAACTCCAAAATGGTTTGTCTCCATTTTTTAAGTGGCACCGAGTAGCCATTATGCCTCGCGTCACGGATTCGGTGTCCAACCTCATCGCAGCGGCACAAAAAGGACAATGCGCTCAACGTTTCGCTAGCCAACAAAATCTTTGGAACAAGCTTTACCAAGAGACCATAGAACGCATCACGCCAATCATCAGCGGCGTACTGGTGACACTGGACGATAAGCAAATCCTAGAACTCGAAAGCGGACTCAAAGAAGAGTTTAAACAAGCCCAAGAAAAAGCAGCCGATCCCACTCAACGAAGCGAAAAATTTCTAGACCGTATGGATTCGATGCTGGGCCGATTAAGCCAGGGGCAAAGAGAGATGCTTGCACAGCCTGATACCGATTGGGAAAAGCATAACCAAGCCAGCTTAGCGTGCCGAAGCGACCATCAACGCCAACTCGTCGAGGC is part of the Deltaproteobacteria bacterium genome and harbors:
- a CDS encoding class I SAM-dependent methyltransferase; the protein is MHQNLHSAPRLPKTRTATTWLTNLLAKTILERLEGMQGGSVNVNWRGSTYKLGEQSHVKHAIEMNIHDDRFFSTLATRGSIGAAEAYMDGYWTTNDLEGALLLVLNNYDMLEKMEGGLANLSKPVLALYHRLRDNTLTGSKKNISAHYDLSNKFFELMLDETMMYSSGIFKTPESTMHEASLFKLDRICKKLRLNPNDHVLEIGTGWGGFAIYAARHYGCKITTTTISQEQFELAQGRIREAGLENQIILLQQDYRELEGTFDKIVSIEMIEAVGHQFYESFFEVCQQRLKPGGSMLIQAITIADQHYLDARDSVDFIKRYIFPGSCIPSITALAQAANTSSDLKLFHLEDIGDHYATTLRRWREAFFDSINEVRELGFDDRFIKMWDFYLCYCIAGFDKRHISDVHMVMVRPDSKLESPAT
- a CDS encoding DUF1365 domain-containing protein gives rise to the protein MRPFKKRNVVIPLKQHSGIYRGWVAHQRKAPKHGFKYPLFMMLIDLDELPYIFDSHPFWSVERRNIAAFRRRDYLGDPETDLKDTVHSKIREAGHPVPDGAVRLLTHIRYFGYSFNPVSFYYCYNKAEQLKCIVAEITNTPWDERHAYVLPITKNSKRITSHNFLFNKQFHVSPFLDMNYEYDWRFGVPGKRLTVHMKNQRDGEVHFHAALSLTHQPLTRGNLSRILVDFPLMTASVVLKIYWQAFLLWFRKATFFTHPGKRPIKESSNAPKSS
- a CDS encoding class I SAM-dependent methyltransferase, whose product is MEVLVRAAESGWVPDPLIRWGIRRLVAERLQDEKTKSTTGEPSNWVQSLNNAPIAINTGDANEQHYEVPPRFFELCLGQHLKYSGCEWNHQAQNLSDAESYTLRLTCERAELRNGHRILELGCGWGSLTLWMAEHYPESQITAVSNSAPQRKHIMAQASERGLKNVEVITCNMTSFQPEKTFDRIVSVEMFEHMRNWPQLLNQCNAWLNQDGKLFLHFFSHQTYCYPFEGEDSSNWMAREFFTGGMMPSHHLPSELSSPFKVENSWWTPGTHYAQTAEAWLDNIDAHHDDAKNLFRDHFGKEAGRAVQRWRMFFMACAEMFAFRKGTEWGVSHHLLGAHKE
- a CDS encoding NAD(P)-binding protein, yielding MKIGIIGSGISGLTCAHYLHEDHDIEIFESSDWIGGHTHTVDVEWEGQTHAIDTGFIVFNQLTYPNFLKLLSDCEVEYQDSSMSFGVLCQRTGLEYNATSIDTLFAQRRNIIRPSFWLILKDIYRFYKEADAALARGDARSLGRYLREEGYSTAFIEQHIVPMAAAVWSAPPSQMMSFPLEYLLRFFHNHGFTKLAGRPQWHVIKGGSREYVRKLVRPFKDKIRLKSRVQSVTRFEDRVELVVDGETLKFDEVIMACHSNTALKILTDANHEEKDILGNIPYQKNEVTLHTDKSLMPKAKKAWASWNYRVPKSESGDATVTYWMNKLQGLTGSPDFFVSLNQGLDIEPTKIIKTFFYDHPVYTRETVNAQKRHHEISGGRTHFCGAYWHYGFHEDGVKSALRVCEAIQEKKRCDTTQAA
- a CDS encoding acyl-CoA desaturase; protein product: MAVLLLLVAHSVASVFFQSFFLHRYAAHRMFELTPFWEKFFYLMTYLTQGASFLNPRAYAVLHREHHAHSDTPDDPHSPHQHPGFVSMMLATKRRYDNLVDSDEGDSKLPRWQMLDTWGASYASSILWISLYTGFYIAFATQWWMFFLLPIHYLMGPIHGAIVNWCGHLYGYRNFELGDQSRNTLIFDFITLGELFQNNHHKFPSRPNFAVRWFEWDPTYTVMLALHTLGCIRLTRRPAAVQSQLLARSK